A stretch of DNA from Amphiprion ocellaris isolate individual 3 ecotype Okinawa chromosome 18, ASM2253959v1, whole genome shotgun sequence:
atctgagatttaaaaaaagacactgtgAACTGCTTTTACTAATATTTCCAGGGCCACGGTTCTCGTTGTTTGTTGTACTCAGTGTTTGAATTTGCAGCCTAAACAACATTGTCCAAAGAGGTCGCGCtcaaacagatttatttaacagaaaaacagacacattatCATCATGCACTCTTTTATTATTACTcgttttttattgtaaaattatGCAACTTTATTGCAACTACCTACATTTTTACACCTTTATTGTTAATACCAGCATCTTAATTATTCAACCAGCATGATTTGCATGTTAATTGCACATTCTTTTGTACATTGgtttccttgttttttcttaaatgtagcatttgtGAGCTAATGGCTATCATTAATTTCCCCactgggatgaataaagtatctatctatctgtctatctagtAATGTAGCCAACAGTTTTtggttttatggctcttatccaggttgttttctcttgactagatccttgcttgtgttgtatctactctcagatgtacgttgctttggataaaagtgtgtgctaaatgaaattgtagaattgtagttgCTTAGTACACCTTAATTAtgcatttacattcatttaaagTCAGTCTTTTCTACCTGATGAGTGTAAGTTTGAATATTTCGCTGCTAAACTCTGGTTCGTTAGCTGATAAATACTCCACTTAATCATTTGCTGCAGCCCTAGTGTGTaaagttttgttagttttcagtctaaaagttgttttaaatgtttgtagCACCCCAGTGTCACAACTCCAACAGCATACTGTTATGTTATATACAAATATCAGCGGTTTTAAAGGAGTAATTTGATGCTAAACAACTGTCATCTTTACCTCCATTAGCTCGTCGATGAACTGGCTTCGTGACTGAGAGGTTTCCAGAACACTTAGAGCGTCCTCGCCCCTCGCCACGCCATCAGGACCTACAAGGCAACACGTTTAGCAAAGAGAACTTTCAGCAGCTGAGCTTGTGATAAGTTCATCTGGAGCCGTGATGCTGATTCTAAAGAAGTACTTACAGTCTGTGCCCGCATCTACGATTTCAATTTCAACGGGCGCTGGTTCACTGTCGCCCCAGTCGATGCCGCCTCCAGCAGGGTCCTGACGACGGAGACAAAGGAGAGGTTCGTATATTACAGCGTTCTTTATCTGCTTTAACAGGTGCCTTTTTCACCAGTTATCCATAATATTATTGATCCATTTTACCTGCAATACACAAAGCAATTAGCTTGATCAGTCCATGCCCAGTAAATGAGTTTCTGTCACcgtatttgacagaaatctgtgcattttctagttatttctgaccatatgataaataaaaatgcacattatgCTTGAGTAAATAATACTCCAATTAAAAAAACTCGTTAAAAAAATTGGATTGCTATTGTTATTCTCGTTTCTTAGCATTTTGATGTTGGTGATTTTCTTAGAATCACTTTTGGTGGGgagcaaaaaaatcctaatgGCAGATTTATGCATTATTTCAGCAATTGAATATATTCCCACCAATAATTAAATACTTTTAGTTAGCCATTTCAACCATTTGTCCATTACTGTTATCTAcatattctgacattttcaacTTTATGTATCTCTGTTGCTTGCCAGCTACTTTCAACACATTCTGAACTGCAAAAGCAGCATTCAGGTGTTACAGCTGTCTGAAGACAAGGATTATTAGTTCCATATTCTCTAGTTAACTGAGAACCTGCAGGAGCACCTTCTGTTGCACAAGGACACCTGGCTGGGGATTAGAGGAAATTATGCAACGCCGTATGCACGACTAAACTGGGTATGAATATCTTCttttaaagtattattttttgggcatttttattattaataataataataataatacattttacttGTAGTGCCTTTCTTGacccaaggtcactttacaggaaaaacaaatacaacagaagagataaaaaacatatattaaagattaaaaaaaagaagaaaaaagataagAAGAAAGAGGCAATTAGAGAGCATAAATAGTCTTGAACAGGTGAGTTCTGAGTCTGGATttgaagagaggcagagagtcAATATTTTCAGTGTCTGGTGGGAGTGAATTCCAGAGTTTGGGAGCAGAGCGGCTGAAATACCTGAGgtggatggaggaagaggaccTGAGAGAGCGGGTGGAGGAGGCGATGTGAAGGAGGTTAGACAGATAGGGAGGAGTGATGTTGTGGATGGCCTCGAATGTATGCAGGAGGATTTTGAAATCTATTCTAGATTtgacagggagccagtggagctgCTGTAGGACGGGTGTGATGTGATGAAATGAGAGGTTTTGGAGATGATGCGAGCAGCTGAGTTCTGGACCAGACAAAGCTCATGGAGGGATTTGTGAGGGAGACCAAAGAGGAGAGAGTTACAGTAGTCAATACAGGAAGTGACGAGGCTGTGGACCAGGATGGAGGTAGTATggaggggtgagggaggggcgGAGATGACTGATGTTGCAGAGATGGAAACATGCAGCCCGAGGGATGTTCTTGATGTGAGATTGGAAGGAAAGTcctctgagtctccagtgtgtctctctgtgtctgcacaTGATATTATAAAAGCAAAATTCAGgtgtgtttgggtgttttaCCTCAGTGTTCGGCTCCAGACTGATACCCCAGTCGATTCCATCCTCAACTGCGATGCCCGAATTCAGAGTATCTGCTCCTTTGCCAAAGTCGCCCCAGTCAATCTAAAGCAGGTTttcaaaacacaagaagaaacaCAGTTAGACAAATATCTGTTGTGAGTAGACATTTGAAAAAACTTGTTTGATCCATGCTGCTAGTTGCTGAATATTTCAGAGCAAAACTGAGGGAACGCTGAGGTTGTATTAAGGAGTATCTTAACACTGAAATCTGTTAATTAAGCCTGATAATTTTAATTAAGGCCTGATTTAGATAACTGAACggcacaacaaaaataaaatgaagatttgTTGAGGATCTAGAATAAAAGATGAGACGTGACCGAAGAAAAGCCACTTCAGAGACAGTAAAACTAACCGTGTCATCTGCGGCTGCATCAGGAGGTGCTTCCTCCACAACTGGCCTTTCAACAACAGTGGGGACTTTCCCTGTTCTCCACTCATAAAACGTCGTGTTCCCTTTCTTCTGAGCAAATGTCAGCATGGGCAGGATGGGTTCAGACCTACAAATAGCAACATGGGAGCTCATATGAcccaaaagcaacatttttcatAGTTAAAATTGTTAAATGGAACAGAGAGTGGGTTAGATAAgctaagataatcctttatcaATCATACTGTGAGGAAATTTGCAGCAAAGGGAAGagtacaaaaatgtaaataacaccagtaaaacataaaaataaacaagacaatCGCATAAGTACCATTGATGATGAACAGATTCttctaaattacattttgtcttctaaatgttgaaaatgattaCATTGTAAACTTTAGAAACGCAGGGAAAAGACAGACTGTGCCTTGATTTTGGACTCACCAGTCGCATACAAAGTTTGTAAAAGCAGCATAAAGTTGGATTTGCTCTTCTAACTTCACTGCATCCTTCCCCACTTTGTCAAGAACCGCTGGTAAGTCTTTGACCAGAGCCTGAAGCTCTCGAGGCACATTTTCACCCTGGCAGAGGAAACAGGTACCTTCATCTGTCTGGTAGTAAAACGCATAACTGCAAATATGACAGAGTCTTGATGTATGTCTCTGcaggtaataataataataataactctATTTATATAGCAACCTTACAAACagcgttcacaaagtgctttgaaagttaaaatatgcaacacagacaatctaACAAGCTACAGGAGACAAATCAGAGCagtcaatgaaaaataaatcgtaaaaatgacaagaaaataaatgaatcattaGCGAGATAAGCATTAATATCAAACAcgggaactaggcagtttgaaaAGTAAAGAACAAGactgagggttaaaattaaaggtcaaaaatagagaattaaagaattacagagacgacatcacaccaaagaaccagtcagcgaaaaataaataaaaaaaacaagagagaacatctaaaacaaacaggacataacatagaataaaacactaaaactaagtaaagctaaaagtaaacctcacataaaaggtctataaaagtgtgttttaagaagtgatttaaaagaagttactgactctgcaGGTCGTATCTCCTCAGGAAGGTCGTTCCAAAGTGGAGGTCCTGATGGAGAACGCTCGGTCACATGTAGATTTaagcctcgactttggaacgaCCAGAAGGATCCACCTGAGGATCTAAGGCTGCCAGCAGGACCATACGGGGTCAACACATCACAAATGTAGCTTGGGGTGAGACCCTGAcgagctttaaaagtgatcagtaaaatcttacAATCCATTCTAAAACcaacagggagccagtggagggaagcaGGATAGGTGTGATGTGATGCCGTCTGGTAGGTGTTCTTGCACTCACTGTGATGCCGTACTGCTTGCAGGCAGCGTAGTAGCGCTCCCTCAGGTCTGCAGCTGAACTCTGGCACTCCACTTCCCGCCTGCTcagctcctgctgcagctgctgggctTTGGCCAGCTGCTTCCTCAGAGCCGGGCCTTCGTAGCTCACATTCCGACTCAGCAGGCTGGCCACTTCCGCTGGGACACACCatcgtgttttttttattgataaagaaTTCCACACATGCAGTGATTTAGTTTCGTCTGCCAGATGCGGTTCTTCACATCCTATATTGCTGATCCAACAAtaagagcaacagcagcaacaaaaacaactgtttCCTCAGCTTAGAAACTTTTCAAACAACTAGCAACAGCTATTACAAGTGCTTGTTAAGGTAAGTGCATGATTAATACTGCCTTCCTATGCTGCAAAATACACGACACTGCACACCTGGAGATGTGAGTTTTCCATTTACACTCACCCAAATAGACGTTATCTGCTTCATAAAGGGACACAATCTCCTGCCAGTCCtggaacaacagaaacagaaaattccagtgtagttttttttcttgacattttaagttgttttactgcagagagacaaaaaaaaaaacatcctggtttttagaaacaaaagcccttttcagacatgagatcgtaacatttctgcatcatcagtctgttaaagagGCAACAATCTGTTATTCAGACGTAAGTTACATTTATATTGATGTTCTTCATACCGACAAAGTGACGAAGAGCTACGGTATGATATTGTCCTACACATGAGGTTAGAACATCACATGACACAATGTAGAATAATGCACTAATCAACAAAAGATTCAATCTAAATCTCCTATGCAACAAAGGGCACTCagtgaaatactttgaaattcacAATTTCACCCTAGAGTGttattggaagatttttttcaaaattttcaattttcatgttgaaattcaagatCAATGAAGTTACTATATATGGTTCCTTGCCTGTTCATGataaaaaacattccaagaaatgtatGTCATCACTTAGCACGACGACTCAACCGTAAAATGTGTGAGTTCCGTCAACTAACCGAGGTGAGTTTTGACcgcaaatatggaagaggaccgaGCTGCAAGTCTGTCTTTTTACAACTtcggaaaaaagagaaagatacGTTCCAGGCCTCTACTGATTGGTCAAATAACACGATGTAGCATTTTGTAACGCAGAGTGATCTTCACTgattggctggttgaaaaccacatgcttctcaACCTCACTGAGAGGCAGAAGCAACggcatatttaatgtgtgcggaagttaccaaatatgatTCCTTTCCCGATGAAGCGTTAACTGCCGTGTATAAACTGTGACTCTCTGTGTGACAGATGACCTGTCTGACGTGAAGAAACATACAAAAGTAGGACCTACTGTTAAATTTCCATCGATTCTGTCtctttgaatttccctcgggactaataaagtgtctgtctgtctgtctgtctgtctgtctgtctgtctgtctgtctgtctgtctgtctgtctgtctgtctgtctgtctgtctgtctgtctgtctgtctatctatctatgtgcAGATAATTTCTAATTCTAGGTCATTACTACAGTTACACAACACTGTCTCTCTTTGGGGAGGCTCATctaaatgctgctgctggttaatgctgcagatatttaataaactcagaggaaagtcTACAAACAGCTGAACACTACACATTAAATTTCAGcttctgttattgttttgtcaaaacctggattacatttattattggtGAGACTCATTAATCTGAGCTGTTATCATCGCAGGAGAGTTGTATTTTAAAGCTATACCAATCTTTAACACTCTGtaatgtttttggaccaatattggtgctgaaatgtagaATAAGCCATCCCTAAACCAGTTCACACAATTCTAAGTTTGCCGTTAGGAGCACATGTCTAAAAAGGACTTAATTATAAACTCTGGCCTTGTGATAAACTCTACTTTGAGTCAGACAGCTGCAGCTGGTTTGAATTTTCTCACCTTCATCCTCTGAGATGAATATCTGCCAAAGATGTTCTTAGAGGAAGCCTCGGTTCCCTTCAGTATCTCCACTATTCTCCGGCAGTGAAAGTAGTGGATGTCTGTcgaataaaacaacaaagatgtgAATTTCCAAACATTGAAACAGAGGACGAGAAAGACAGACAGCGTCTACATTACATAAGAATAGCTGCCACAGAAAGTCCTCTAAGTGcttagaaaacaacaaagaccaGCCTCAAAAATAATGATGTGCAAAGAGCTAATTTGGTGAAAGGACTTAAGTAAAAAGATATCATGTATTATATTAGTTAAAAGCAAagcattgttatttttaaatagtattttctgtatgaaaaaacaaataaaacttgtaaACTGCTATGTTCCCTCAACCAAATAAAGACAGCAGAAGGATATGAGGGGATTCTAGCAGTATATGGAGGACCTACAGGAGCCGGAGAGAAGCTGCTTGATCTCCTCGTTTTCTGGCATGTCCTGGATGGCAGCGTTGATCTTCTCTCTGATTGCTTTTATTGCAGTCTGCCATTTCAGGTTACAGTGACGTCGATCCAGCAGCCAGTCTGTAACCACACAGAATGATTTAACAGCATTACCACTGGTGGATATGATGCCATTATGTACAGCATATACAGCGCATAACAGAGGAGAACACACCCACATTCAATACCACTTCCACGTCAAATGATTCTGAGTTGCATCGCCTTACAGCAATTACAACACTCTTAAGGtgacagtttagatttactttaGTAAAAATACAGGCCCACAGTAAGAATTCAATGCAACTAGAGTCAGTACACCGTTtagtccacctttatttttgatgacaatCCTTCTCGGCATGGAAGCTACCAAATTTGTCATTCTTGAGATTGTtttccagctgctctttgctgaaAAGGTTGTGTTGCTCTTG
This window harbors:
- the cdk5rap3 gene encoding CDK5 regulatory subunit-associated protein 3 — its product is MENIQNLPIDIQTSKLLDWLLDRRHCNLKWQTAIKAIREKINAAIQDMPENEEIKQLLSGSYIHYFHCRRIVEILKGTEASSKNIFGRYSSQRMKDWQEIVSLYEADNVYLAEVASLLSRNVSYEGPALRKQLAKAQQLQQELSRREVECQSSAADLRERYYAACKQYGITGENVPRELQALVKDLPAVLDKVGKDAVKLEEQIQLYAAFTNFVCDWSEPILPMLTFAQKKGNTTFYEWRTGKVPTVVERPVVEEAPPDAAADDTIDWGDFGKGADTLNSGIAVEDGIDWGISLEPNTEDPAGGGIDWGDSEPAPVEIEIVDAGTDCPDGVARGEDALSVLETSQSRSQFIDELMELEVFLTQRISEMGEEGDIVAMSQFQLAPSVIQSQTRQHVQEKLSQVQDLLGRLTSLRMQHLFMIQASPRYVERVSEVLRQKLKQADILVLKGATMAEKRQEALEEQSRLEPRVDLLAGCTRELQKLIEADISKRYHNRPVNLMGVNI